A genomic region of Deltaproteobacteria bacterium contains the following coding sequences:
- a CDS encoding membrane dipeptidase, which yields MLSSSCMSLSSESPASAAAALRERANALHQQILTVDSHIDFAPADLTGERNYSERLETQFNLPLMIEGGLAAAFFIVYVGQTREAQHPEALQTTGYERAYKHAVEKFDAVKRFTTEIAGDKIALALTASDVRRITDMGKKVALIGVENGYPLGADIARVEEFYQRGARYLSLTHNGHNQLGDSHTGEKEGWKWHGVSPLGKQVIAALNRCGIMVDVSHASKEAMLQTAALSKAPIIASHSSCRALCDSSRNLDDEQLLALKHTGGVIQIVAYDLFLKKLTPDSPQRSSALAAARQEFGLPEPNHFASRARYHALLKSLSEHQRAIYEEKLAAIAEAFPGDPATSIDDLLDHVDHAVKLLGIDHVGIASDFDGGGGVAGWNDAGETRNVTLELIRRGYSAAQIAKLWGGNILRVMEAAQTVATISPTTQWRH from the coding sequence ATGCTATCCAGTAGTTGCATGTCGCTTTCTTCTGAATCTCCCGCGAGTGCTGCGGCGGCGCTACGCGAGCGCGCCAACGCTCTGCATCAGCAGATACTCACCGTCGACAGTCACATCGATTTCGCGCCGGCCGACCTCACCGGCGAACGCAACTATTCGGAGCGGCTGGAAACCCAATTCAACTTGCCGCTGATGATCGAAGGCGGCCTGGCGGCGGCGTTCTTCATCGTCTACGTCGGCCAGACCCGCGAGGCGCAGCATCCCGAGGCGCTTCAGACAACCGGCTACGAGCGCGCCTACAAGCACGCGGTTGAAAAGTTCGACGCCGTCAAACGCTTTACTACTGAGATCGCCGGCGACAAGATTGCCCTCGCGCTGACCGCCAGCGATGTGCGCCGCATAACGGACATGGGCAAGAAAGTCGCGTTGATCGGCGTCGAAAACGGTTATCCGCTCGGCGCGGACATCGCCCGGGTCGAAGAGTTTTACCAGCGCGGCGCGCGCTATCTGTCACTGACCCACAATGGCCACAATCAGCTGGGCGACTCGCACACCGGCGAGAAAGAAGGCTGGAAATGGCACGGCGTCTCGCCGCTCGGCAAACAAGTCATCGCCGCATTGAATCGCTGCGGCATCATGGTCGACGTCTCGCACGCCTCGAAAGAAGCGATGCTGCAAACCGCCGCCCTGTCAAAGGCGCCGATCATCGCGTCCCACTCGAGCTGCCGTGCGTTGTGCGATTCGAGCCGCAACTTGGACGACGAACAATTATTAGCGCTCAAGCACACCGGCGGCGTCATTCAAATCGTCGCCTACGATCTCTTTCTGAAAAAGCTGACGCCCGATTCACCACAGAGAAGCTCGGCCCTGGCCGCAGCGCGCCAGGAGTTTGGCCTGCCCGAACCCAACCACTTCGCCAGCCGCGCCCGCTACCACGCGCTGCTGAAAAGTCTTTCCGAACATCAGCGCGCTATCTACGAAGAAAAACTTGCCGCCATCGCTGAAGCCTTCCCCGGCGACCCAGCCACCAGCATCGACGATTTGCTGGACCACGTCGACCACGCGGTGAAACTGCTCGGTATTGACCACGTCGGCATCGCGTCTGACTTCGACGGCGGCGGTGGCGTCGCCGGTTGGAACGACGCCGGCGAAACTCGCAACGTGACTTTGGAATTAATCCGCCGCGGCTACAGCGCTGCACAGATCGCCAAACTCTGGGGCGGCAATATCCTGCGAGTGATGGAAGCAGCGCAGACGGTGGCAACGATTTCGCCAACCACACAGTGGCGGCACTGA
- a CDS encoding ABC transporter substrate-binding protein, whose protein sequence is MKNGKLKTEDARFGICALSLAVAMGITAAVFFVDSALGQTQKVSISISSRSNTSVSYYVAASKGFFRDEGMDVEIIQANPRLGTMALLNGDVAFTGTFVSTVRGILSGFPLKIVVVAFKKGVYYLIAHPSIKDVQELRGKKLGVSSIRGADHLVAEELLRSKGLNPAQLQPVALGDTSVRLQSVTTGAVEVTVLSPPHDLMAQKAGGKVFAGPPEIGMPASGMITSEKLIKENPQFVRRGVRALLRANRFIEENKAETIKVLLQWVKQTPEIAARSYDVELKSILRDGIMSDAEMESFIERLGNEKKKTVDDVRDFSFARQVWKELEAGR, encoded by the coding sequence ATGAAAAATGGGAAATTGAAAACCGAAGACGCGCGGTTCGGGATTTGCGCGCTTTCTCTGGCGGTCGCGATGGGTATCACCGCGGCGGTCTTCTTTGTCGATTCGGCGCTCGGCCAGACTCAGAAAGTGAGCATTTCGATCTCCAGCCGCAGCAACACCAGCGTGTCGTACTACGTCGCTGCGAGCAAGGGTTTTTTTCGTGACGAGGGGATGGACGTCGAGATTATTCAAGCCAATCCGCGGCTTGGGACGATGGCCCTGCTGAACGGCGACGTTGCTTTTACGGGCACGTTCGTTAGCACCGTGCGCGGTATTCTTTCCGGATTTCCATTGAAGATCGTCGTTGTCGCATTTAAGAAGGGCGTCTACTATTTGATCGCCCATCCGAGCATCAAAGACGTGCAAGAGCTGCGCGGCAAGAAGCTCGGCGTTTCAAGCATTCGAGGCGCGGATCATCTCGTCGCCGAAGAGTTGCTGCGATCCAAGGGTCTCAATCCCGCGCAGCTCCAGCCGGTCGCATTGGGCGACACCTCGGTGCGCTTACAATCGGTCACTACCGGCGCGGTGGAGGTGACCGTGCTGTCGCCGCCGCACGATCTGATGGCGCAGAAAGCCGGCGGCAAAGTCTTCGCCGGCCCGCCGGAGATCGGCATGCCGGCCTCCGGCATGATTACTTCGGAGAAATTGATCAAAGAAAACCCCCAATTCGTCCGACGCGGTGTGCGCGCCCTGCTGCGCGCCAATCGCTTCATCGAAGAAAACAAGGCGGAGACGATCAAAGTTCTGCTGCAGTGGGTGAAACAGACACCCGAGATCGCCGCGCGCTCCTACGACGTCGAGCTGAAATCGATCCTGCGTGACGGCATCATGAGCGACGCCGAGATGGAGAGTTTTATCGAACGACTGGGCAACGAAAAGAAGAAAACCGTGGACGACGTGCGCGACTTCTCTTTTGCCCGGCAGGTTTGGAAAGAGTTGGAAGCGGGGAGATAA
- a CDS encoding ABC transporter substrate-binding protein: MRVRSYFVGLGMIVAMVASFAPFAQAQAPLQKIRISLSSRSNTNTTYYVAQARGLFKEEGLEVEFIQVNPRLGALAVLNGDVTFTTSFVSTFRGVVQGFPMKTVFILLKKGLYYLMVRPEIIKEPQDLKGKKLGVTAVNGGDHIIGRELLRMKGVDPNSVQAIAVGDPSLRLQAVVTGIVQAVSVPPPYDILLQNQGLKAISGPPEIGVPSSGLFVADKFIKENPLALRKTIRALLKANRFIEANRDETLRIMTQYVAQKIEYAARSYDVEFKALSKDGTMTDAEIEAQMERLADKKRPLDEIRDFSFARAALKELGN, translated from the coding sequence ATGAGAGTTCGGAGCTATTTCGTTGGGCTCGGTATGATCGTAGCGATGGTTGCGAGCTTCGCGCCCTTCGCTCAGGCGCAGGCGCCGCTGCAAAAAATCCGCATTTCGCTGTCGAGCCGCAGCAATACCAACACCACCTACTATGTCGCCCAGGCGCGCGGACTTTTCAAAGAAGAGGGACTGGAGGTCGAATTCATTCAGGTCAATCCACGGCTGGGCGCATTGGCGGTGCTGAACGGCGACGTGACGTTTACGACCTCATTTGTCAGCACCTTTCGCGGCGTCGTGCAGGGTTTCCCGATGAAGACGGTCTTTATCTTGCTAAAAAAAGGACTGTACTATTTGATGGTGCGCCCGGAGATCATCAAAGAGCCGCAGGATCTAAAGGGCAAAAAACTCGGCGTCACCGCGGTCAATGGCGGGGATCATATCATTGGCCGCGAGCTCTTGCGCATGAAAGGCGTCGATCCCAACTCGGTGCAGGCGATCGCCGTGGGCGATCCGTCGCTGCGTCTGCAAGCGGTCGTGACCGGCATCGTGCAAGCGGTGTCCGTGCCGCCGCCCTACGACATTCTTTTGCAGAACCAGGGCTTGAAAGCGATCTCCGGCCCACCGGAGATCGGTGTGCCGTCCTCCGGGCTCTTCGTCGCCGACAAATTTATTAAAGAGAATCCGTTGGCGCTGCGAAAAACTATTCGCGCGTTGTTGAAAGCCAATCGCTTTATCGAGGCCAATCGCGATGAAACCTTGCGCATCATGACCCAGTACGTGGCGCAGAAGATCGAATATGCCGCGCGTTCCTACGATGTCGAGTTCAAAGCGCTGTCGAAGGACGGCACCATGACCGACGCCGAGATCGAAGCGCAGATGGAAAGACTGGCGGACAAGAAGCGGCCGCTCGACGAGATTCGTGATTTTTCCTTTGCCCGGGCGGCGCTGAAAGAACTGGGAAATTGA